A single genomic interval of Aegicerativicinus sediminis harbors:
- a CDS encoding PorP/SprF family type IX secretion system membrane protein, translating into MKPTLALILIFLLSVNDLWSQEDPYIPLEIPAQNMLKFNRFRLNPTFSTVRENKSYINAYHRNQWIEYNNNYSTYLLSYSGRVGDKTGLGLSLYQEKYGVITNFGVLANYAYGVRVADNSVFTIGFNLSYYSSKFNESDAITSAQDPLFSQYEGNSLVGIQPGFNLAIGNFDVGLYAENLFDYNFKTQESVTDFPDKTFTAHLQYTWDLKNAGGIMEGGRLLSLARGRKPGKQDINLSGSLVLDLPRIGWLQGGYDDFYGASVGVGFNLGRRISVGYTYEKGLSGGIQNFGGTHEVSFAYSFQPNLTENMVFFDDKPKETEVVAEVAPKESANKEEIENLRNQVEKNNGLIDQLYLKQDSIGKNRMAAMDQRFTPNEHTARANDATVPTIHEGFQGLKLASGANGQSTNIYKQPTEKQEVAGLQQNSEANTVLLEELNAIEDSIRRVEEAEAERLHQERLAQAEAVRNEKLAEARKEESSSEAAYKKALKANKIKNKTLRNIEGVADGYYIVVNVFSTGEYFDKFTAKLAQTGIDHEYFTNKRNNWKYVYLKRFDSWREAIAAYRSNVDGTYTESKWVMRVDNGTGTRPSTKSASTFAPKTSSGNQTTSRNTSSPKVVTDNLENIDKGYYVIAGVFTVPKNADKYLKTLNSYGLNANSFIHPKNKYRYIFIGKEDAWNPALQVYQNNLTHQGIRNLWIMRVNMDLN; encoded by the coding sequence ATGAAACCTACTTTAGCCCTCATTCTGATATTTCTGCTTTCAGTAAATGACCTTTGGTCTCAGGAGGATCCCTACATCCCTCTTGAAATCCCAGCTCAGAACATGTTAAAATTTAACAGGTTCAGGTTGAATCCAACCTTTTCTACAGTGAGAGAAAATAAATCCTATATAAATGCCTATCACCGTAACCAATGGATTGAATATAACAACAACTATAGTACCTATTTGTTGAGTTACTCAGGTAGGGTTGGCGACAAAACTGGTTTAGGTTTGAGTTTGTACCAAGAAAAATATGGTGTAATTACCAACTTTGGTGTTTTAGCTAATTACGCTTATGGAGTAAGAGTTGCCGACAATTCTGTATTTACAATTGGTTTTAACCTTTCTTATTACAGTAGCAAATTCAACGAATCTGATGCGATAACAAGCGCTCAGGATCCATTATTCTCTCAATACGAAGGAAACTCCTTGGTTGGCATTCAGCCGGGTTTCAACCTTGCCATTGGTAATTTCGACGTTGGTTTATATGCTGAAAATTTGTTTGATTATAACTTCAAAACTCAAGAGAGCGTAACCGATTTCCCAGACAAAACTTTTACAGCGCATTTACAATATACATGGGACCTAAAGAATGCAGGCGGAATTATGGAGGGTGGACGCTTACTTTCACTTGCAAGAGGTCGTAAACCAGGAAAACAAGATATTAATTTAAGTGGAAGTTTGGTTTTAGACTTGCCAAGAATAGGATGGTTGCAAGGTGGATATGACGACTTCTACGGCGCTTCGGTCGGTGTTGGTTTTAATTTAGGAAGGCGTATTTCCGTGGGTTACACTTATGAAAAAGGCTTAAGCGGTGGTATTCAGAATTTTGGCGGCACCCACGAAGTTTCTTTTGCATATTCTTTCCAGCCTAACCTTACAGAAAATATGGTATTCTTTGATGACAAACCAAAAGAAACGGAAGTTGTAGCTGAGGTTGCTCCTAAAGAAAGCGCCAATAAAGAAGAGATTGAAAACCTAAGAAATCAAGTAGAAAAGAACAACGGCCTTATTGACCAACTGTATCTAAAACAAGATTCTATTGGCAAAAATAGAATGGCTGCAATGGATCAGCGATTCACTCCTAACGAGCATACGGCAAGAGCAAATGACGCCACCGTTCCTACAATTCATGAAGGGTTTCAGGGCTTAAAGTTAGCTTCCGGCGCCAACGGTCAATCAACCAATATTTACAAGCAACCAACAGAAAAACAAGAGGTAGCGGGTCTTCAACAAAACTCAGAAGCCAATACGGTTTTATTGGAGGAATTGAATGCAATTGAAGACTCTATTAGAAGAGTAGAGGAGGCGGAAGCTGAAAGATTGCACCAAGAGCGTTTAGCTCAAGCTGAGGCCGTAAGAAATGAAAAACTGGCGGAAGCCAGAAAAGAAGAATCATCTTCTGAAGCAGCGTACAAGAAAGCACTGAAAGCAAATAAAATTAAAAACAAAACCCTAAGAAATATTGAAGGTGTTGCTGATGGATATTATATCGTGGTGAATGTTTTTAGTACTGGAGAATATTTTGACAAGTTTACCGCAAAACTGGCTCAAACTGGCATTGACCACGAATACTTTACAAACAAGAGAAACAATTGGAAATATGTGTACTTAAAGCGTTTCGACTCTTGGAGAGAAGCAATAGCGGCCTACAGAAGTAACGTGGATGGCACCTATACTGAAAGCAAGTGGGTTATGCGCGTGGATAATGGTACTGGAACTAGGCCTTCTACAAAAAGCGCTTCGACCTTTGCCCCAAAGACAAGTTCAGGAAATCAAACAACTTCAAGAAACACGAGTTCTCCTAAGGTTGTAACGGACAATTTAGAGAACATCGATAAAGGATATTATGTGATTGCTGGTGTATTTACAGTTCCAAAAAATGCAGACAAATATTTAAAAACCCTCAACAGCTACGGATTGAATGCTAATTCTTTCATTCATCCAAAAAATAAATACCGCTACATCTTCATTGGGAAAGAAGATGCGTGGAATCCTGCCCTTCAAGTTTACCAAAACAACCTAACTCATCAGGGCATCAGGAATCTATGGATTATGCGGGTCAATATGGATCTAAATTAG